In one window of Nesterenkonia sandarakina DNA:
- the rplL gene encoding 50S ribosomal protein L7/L12, with product MAKMSNEELIEQFKDMSLIELSEFVKVFEETFDVTAAAPVAAAAAPAAGAAEEAEEQTEFDVVLESAGEKKIGVIKEVRGLTSLGLKEAKDLVDSAPKAVLEGVDKATADKAKETLEGAGATVTLK from the coding sequence ATGGCGAAGATGAGCAACGAAGAACTGATCGAACAGTTCAAGGACATGTCCCTGATCGAGCTCTCCGAGTTCGTCAAGGTCTTCGAGGAGACCTTCGACGTCACCGCAGCTGCCCCCGTGGCAGCAGCAGCTGCTCCGGCAGCCGGCGCAGCTGAGGAAGCCGAAGAGCAGACCGAGTTCGACGTCGTCCTGGAGTCCGCAGGCGAGAAGAAGATCGGCGTCATCAAGGAGGTGCGCGGTCTGACCTCCCTGGGTCTGAAGGAAGCCAAGGACCTGGTCGACAGCGCACCCAAGGCCGTCCTGGAGGGTGTCGACAAGGCAACCGCCGACAAGGCCAAGGAGACACTGGAAGGCGCAGGCGCCACCGTCACCCTCAAGTGA
- the mshD gene encoding mycothiol synthase, with protein sequence MNPGDVTPEGSDPAVVELSEGAPDADLHHALLELAAVATEADANPPFSEQTLIELHRAADRRATEAGTRSDVADASESADVQAQGRIPLRIVYAWTDARPDSRLLAGAGVVVEGETGVPDVLEMVVRPDCRQRGIGAALVEALTEAAPSPESGRVQRAWAHGEHDAAARLARRFGWAPVRELWRMRLTDLDEAPAPQLPETVSIRAFRPGVDDQAWLSANAAAFADHPEQGRLTLEDLHDRMAEDWFDPEGFLLAWEGETLLGFHWTKVADPELGEVYVVGVVPEAQGRGLGRSLTLAGIEHLHQAGLAAIMLYVDADNAAAVKLYKKLGFTKWDADTMYAPTVEAAAEPA encoded by the coding sequence ATGAACCCAGGCGACGTCACCCCAGAAGGCAGCGACCCAGCAGTCGTCGAGCTCAGCGAAGGCGCACCCGACGCGGATCTGCACCACGCGCTGCTCGAGCTGGCCGCCGTGGCCACCGAGGCCGACGCGAACCCGCCGTTCTCCGAACAGACCCTCATCGAGCTGCACCGAGCGGCAGACCGGCGGGCGACCGAGGCCGGCACCCGGTCCGATGTCGCTGATGCCAGCGAGTCCGCTGATGTTCAGGCGCAGGGGCGCATTCCGCTGCGCATCGTCTATGCCTGGACCGACGCGCGGCCGGACTCGCGGCTGCTCGCCGGAGCCGGCGTCGTCGTCGAAGGTGAGACCGGGGTCCCGGACGTGCTGGAGATGGTGGTCCGTCCGGACTGCCGACAGCGCGGGATCGGCGCCGCCCTGGTCGAGGCGCTCACCGAGGCCGCCCCCTCCCCCGAGTCGGGCCGGGTGCAGCGCGCCTGGGCCCACGGGGAGCACGACGCGGCCGCCCGCCTGGCCCGTCGCTTCGGCTGGGCCCCGGTGCGTGAGCTCTGGCGGATGCGCCTGACCGACCTCGATGAGGCGCCTGCTCCCCAGCTGCCGGAAACCGTCTCGATCCGCGCCTTCCGACCCGGCGTGGATGATCAGGCCTGGCTGAGCGCGAACGCCGCGGCCTTCGCCGATCACCCCGAACAGGGACGGCTGACCCTGGAAGACCTGCATGACCGCATGGCCGAGGACTGGTTCGACCCGGAGGGGTTCCTGCTGGCCTGGGAGGGCGAGACGCTGCTCGGCTTCCACTGGACCAAGGTCGCGGACCCGGAGCTCGGTGAGGTCTATGTGGTCGGCGTGGTGCCCGAGGCCCAGGGTCGAGGACTGGGCCGCAGTCTGACCCTGGCGGGGATCGAGCATCTGCACCAGGCGGGACTCGCCGCCATCATGCTCTACGTGGACGCCGACAACGCCGCCGCCGTGAAGCTCTACAAGAAGCTCGGTTTCACCAAGTGGGACGCGGACACGATGTACGCCCCGACCGTGGAGGCTGCGGCGGAACCAGCCTGA
- the rplK gene encoding 50S ribosomal protein L11, which produces MAPKKKVSGLIKLQINAGAANPAPPIGPALGQHGVNIMEFCKAYNAATESQRGNVIPVEITVYEDRSFTFVTKTPPAAELIKKAAGVAKGSGVPHTEKVGKLSQSQVEEIAQTKMEDLNANDLASASKIVAGTARSMGITVEG; this is translated from the coding sequence ATGGCCCCGAAGAAGAAAGTCTCCGGCCTGATCAAGCTGCAGATCAACGCAGGCGCCGCTAACCCGGCCCCGCCGATCGGTCCCGCACTCGGTCAGCACGGTGTCAACATCATGGAGTTCTGCAAGGCTTACAACGCCGCGACTGAGTCCCAGCGCGGCAATGTGATTCCTGTGGAGATCACGGTCTACGAGGACCGCTCCTTCACCTTCGTCACCAAGACCCCGCCGGCCGCCGAGCTGATCAAGAAGGCAGCAGGCGTGGCCAAGGGCTCAGGCGTGCCGCACACCGAGAAGGTCGGCAAGCTCAGCCAGTCACAGGTCGAAGAGATCGCTCAGACCAAGATGGAGGACCTCAACGCGAACGACCTCGCCTCGGCCTCCAAGATCGTCGCCGGAACTGCCCGCTCCATGGGCATCACGGTCGAAGGCTGA
- a CDS encoding response regulator transcription factor: MAQVLLLSDTPDDALPSLELLTHRIRSFPAEASSIVRAPNVDVTLIDARSKLAHARSLCQLVKSSMLSPVLVIVTEAGLATLNESWQADDFILGEASPGEIDARIRLAAVETVEETPVGEIRAGGITIDETTYMATINGRLLNLTYKEFELLKHLALHPGQVFTRDRLLHDVWGYDYFGGTRTVDVHIRRLRAKLGPDHESLIGTVRNVGYRLVISGTDTVDPPEGDREDDGADAA; this comes from the coding sequence ATGGCTCAAGTTCTGCTGCTCTCAGACACCCCGGACGACGCGCTTCCGTCCCTGGAGCTGCTCACGCACCGCATTCGCAGCTTCCCCGCGGAGGCCTCCTCGATCGTGCGTGCTCCCAATGTGGATGTGACGCTGATCGATGCGCGCAGCAAGCTCGCCCACGCCCGCTCGCTGTGTCAGCTGGTGAAGTCCTCCATGCTCTCCCCGGTGCTGGTCATCGTCACCGAGGCCGGGCTGGCCACGCTGAACGAGTCCTGGCAGGCCGATGACTTCATCCTCGGCGAGGCCAGCCCCGGCGAGATCGACGCCCGGATCCGACTGGCTGCGGTGGAGACCGTGGAGGAGACCCCGGTGGGGGAGATCCGCGCCGGGGGCATCACCATCGACGAGACCACCTATATGGCCACGATCAACGGGCGTCTGCTGAACCTGACCTATAAGGAGTTCGAGCTGCTCAAGCACCTGGCTCTGCACCCGGGCCAGGTCTTCACCCGGGACCGGCTGCTCCACGATGTCTGGGGCTATGACTACTTCGGCGGCACCCGCACCGTGGACGTGCACATCCGACGCCTGCGCGCGAAGCTCGGACCCGACCACGAGTCCCTGATCGGGACGGTGCGCAATGTGGGATACCGCCTGGTGATCAGCGGAACCGACACCGTGGACCCCCCGGAGGGCGACCGAGAGGACGACGGCGCGGACGCTGCCTGA
- the nusG gene encoding transcription termination/antitermination protein NusG: MSEQDLSQQTEEVDAAQDAAAEAAADTEDASAAVETAEQTDAPSEDAAQDAETGDESEAETDAEATSEADAEVPEEEKSYEERAAALKSKLRRQLGDWYVVHTYAGYEKRVKSNLETRIQTQDMEDHIFEIEVPMEEVVEIKGTQRKVVSRVRIPGYVIVRMELTDASWGVVRHTPGVTGFVGNAHDPHPLSSDEVFDMLSDHLLGKPDAPKQGVGEDGTPAAAASDIKVDFEIGESVTVTDGPFATLPASISEIHADSRQLVVLVSIFERETPVTLNFNQVEKIY, from the coding sequence GTGTCTGAACAGGATCTTTCGCAGCAGACCGAAGAGGTCGACGCCGCCCAGGATGCCGCCGCCGAAGCAGCCGCGGACACCGAGGACGCCTCAGCCGCTGTCGAGACGGCCGAGCAGACCGACGCCCCGAGCGAGGATGCGGCGCAGGACGCCGAGACCGGAGACGAGTCTGAGGCAGAGACTGACGCCGAGGCCACGTCTGAGGCTGACGCCGAGGTGCCCGAGGAGGAGAAGTCCTACGAGGAGCGCGCCGCCGCCCTGAAGTCCAAGCTGCGCCGCCAGCTCGGTGACTGGTACGTGGTGCACACCTACGCCGGCTACGAGAAGCGGGTGAAGTCCAACCTGGAGACCCGCATCCAGACCCAGGACATGGAAGACCACATCTTCGAGATCGAGGTCCCCATGGAAGAGGTCGTGGAGATCAAGGGCACCCAGCGCAAGGTCGTCAGCCGGGTGCGGATCCCCGGCTACGTGATCGTGCGCATGGAGCTCACCGACGCCTCCTGGGGCGTGGTGCGCCACACCCCAGGTGTCACCGGATTCGTCGGCAACGCCCACGACCCGCACCCGTTGAGCTCCGACGAGGTCTTCGACATGCTCTCGGATCACCTGCTGGGCAAGCCCGATGCACCCAAGCAGGGCGTCGGCGAGGACGGGACCCCCGCAGCGGCGGCCTCCGACATCAAGGTGGACTTCGAGATCGGGGAGTCGGTCACCGTCACCGACGGCCCGTTCGCCACCCTCCCGGCGTCGATCTCGGAGATCCATGCAGACTCGCGTCAGCTGGTGGTGCTCGTCTCGATCTTCGAGCGCGAGACCCCGGTGACGCTGAACTTCAACCAGGTCGAGAAGATCTACTGA
- a CDS encoding FABP family protein: MAPMELPTDLTPELAPLYWLLGSWRGQGRLGSGEQDDPIFTQDVTFRDTGLEFVEYRAETWLSDEAGARLRPLSVESGFWSLDRARTDADVGPGLEPADVVPAYKSAAEVDQLAESDGSFAITATIAHPGSIAELYYGKIKGPQLHLATDAVMRGEHAAEYPSASRMFGLVNSQLFWRWDLRAADGEMVPHASAILDRTASAEEVSATRTA; this comes from the coding sequence ATGGCCCCGATGGAGCTTCCCACCGACCTGACCCCGGAGCTGGCACCGCTGTACTGGCTGCTCGGCAGCTGGCGCGGCCAGGGCCGTCTCGGCTCGGGGGAGCAGGATGATCCGATCTTCACCCAGGACGTCACGTTCCGTGACACCGGGCTGGAGTTCGTGGAGTACCGCGCGGAGACCTGGCTCTCCGATGAGGCCGGGGCACGTCTGCGCCCGCTCTCCGTGGAATCCGGATTCTGGTCCCTGGACCGTGCCCGCACCGACGCCGACGTCGGACCGGGCCTGGAGCCGGCCGATGTGGTGCCGGCGTATAAGAGCGCGGCCGAGGTCGACCAGCTCGCCGAGTCAGACGGGTCCTTCGCGATCACCGCCACCATCGCCCATCCTGGCAGCATCGCAGAGCTCTACTACGGCAAGATCAAGGGACCGCAGCTGCATCTGGCCACGGACGCCGTGATGCGCGGAGAGCACGCCGCGGAATACCCGAGCGCCTCCCGGATGTTCGGACTGGTGAACAGCCAGCTGTTCTGGCGCTGGGACCTGCGCGCGGCCGACGGTGAGATGGTCCCGCACGCCTCGGCGATCCTGGACCGCACCGCCTCCGCCGAAGAGGTCAGCGCCACGCGCACCGCCTGA
- a CDS encoding folate-binding protein YgfZ produces MEEYSKSPLLERSGAVPEAGDDAPVAAHYGDPTREQRALARGAGVVDLSHRSVVTVTGPDRLSWLTTLSSQQIAGLAPGESTELLLLDISGRIEHDAAVVDDGETVWLITENSHGADLAQWLDSMKFMLRVEITDRTADYAVLGSTAPLPTPADAELAVAWEDPWPKLGPGASSYAQVAEEEHPGLDWSWWLSVVPRTGLHGVVEQLEQAGWTLAGTMASEALRVAAWRPRLAREVDEKTIPHELDLIRTAVHLSKGCYKGQETVARVHNLGHPPRRLVFLHLDGSEHTLPAVGSDVLSAGPEATAEDLAQERPVGKVTSVARHHEMGPIALALVKRKVDPAVQLVVRDGAAEEATFYAAAQEVIVRPDAGQAVGRPQGDFLRGQRR; encoded by the coding sequence GTGGAAGAGTATTCGAAGTCGCCCCTGTTAGAGCGTTCCGGCGCCGTCCCCGAGGCCGGCGATGACGCCCCGGTCGCCGCGCACTACGGAGACCCCACCCGGGAGCAGCGCGCGCTGGCCCGCGGCGCCGGCGTCGTGGACCTCTCCCATCGCAGCGTGGTCACGGTCACCGGACCGGACCGGCTGAGCTGGTTGACCACGCTGTCCTCCCAGCAGATCGCCGGGCTGGCCCCGGGGGAGTCCACCGAGCTGCTGCTGCTGGACATCTCTGGGCGCATCGAACATGATGCCGCCGTGGTCGACGACGGCGAGACCGTCTGGCTGATCACCGAGAACTCCCACGGCGCCGACCTGGCCCAGTGGCTGGACTCGATGAAGTTCATGCTCCGGGTGGAGATCACCGATCGCACCGCGGACTATGCCGTGCTCGGATCCACTGCGCCGCTGCCGACTCCGGCCGACGCCGAGCTCGCCGTCGCCTGGGAGGACCCGTGGCCGAAGCTGGGCCCCGGCGCCTCCAGCTACGCCCAGGTCGCCGAGGAGGAGCATCCCGGCCTCGACTGGTCCTGGTGGCTGAGCGTGGTTCCGCGCACGGGGCTGCACGGCGTGGTGGAGCAGCTGGAGCAGGCGGGGTGGACCCTGGCTGGGACCATGGCGTCCGAGGCGCTGCGCGTCGCTGCCTGGCGGCCTCGGCTGGCCCGTGAGGTGGACGAGAAGACCATCCCGCACGAGCTGGACCTGATCCGCACCGCCGTGCACCTGTCCAAGGGCTGCTATAAGGGTCAGGAGACCGTGGCGCGGGTGCACAACCTGGGACATCCACCGCGCCGCCTGGTCTTCCTGCACCTCGACGGCAGCGAGCACACGCTGCCCGCCGTCGGCTCCGACGTGCTCTCCGCCGGCCCGGAGGCCACTGCGGAGGATCTGGCTCAGGAGCGCCCCGTGGGGAAGGTGACCTCGGTGGCACGGCATCATGAGATGGGCCCGATCGCGCTCGCACTGGTGAAGCGGAAGGTGGACCCCGCGGTGCAGCTGGTGGTGCGCGACGGCGCCGCCGAGGAGGCGACCTTCTATGCCGCCGCTCAGGAGGTCATCGTCCGCCCGGATGCCGGGCAGGCCGTGGGGCGTCCCCAGGGCGACTTCCTGCGCGGCCAGCGCCGCTGA
- the secE gene encoding preprotein translocase subunit SecE: MSQSPSTPDQGSTPAGGDAKGPFGKLWLFLRQVIDELRKVVVPTRRELTNYTLVVLVFVVIVIGIVTGFDAVFSRGAEALFGSTGGGVEQPAAPPAGVED, encoded by the coding sequence GTGTCCCAGTCGCCTTCGACGCCAGATCAGGGCTCCACGCCCGCCGGTGGCGATGCGAAGGGCCCGTTCGGGAAGCTGTGGCTGTTCCTCCGCCAGGTCATCGACGAACTCCGCAAGGTGGTCGTCCCGACCCGTCGAGAGCTGACCAACTACACGCTGGTCGTGTTGGTCTTCGTGGTCATCGTGATCGGGATCGTCACCGGCTTCGACGCCGTCTTCAGCCGGGGCGCCGAGGCGCTCTTCGGCTCCACCGGAGGTGGCGTGGAGCAGCCCGCCGCGCCGCCGGCCGGAGTCGAGGACTGA
- the rplA gene encoding 50S ribosomal protein L1, with translation MAKRSKAYEAAAQKVNEDALYSPAEAVALAKEINPSKTDSTVEVAMRLSVDPRKADQMVRGTVILPHGTGKTARVVVFTQGDNIAKAEEAGADHVGGDELIAKVADGWTDFDAAVASPDMMGKVGRLGKVLGPRNLMPNPKTGTVTPDVAKAVNELKGGKITFRVDKHANLHFIVGKTSFDAKALAENYAAALEEILRLKPSASKGRYISKATVTTTFGPGIPVDPNVTKVIAD, from the coding sequence ATGGCAAAGCGCAGCAAAGCTTATGAAGCAGCGGCACAGAAGGTCAACGAGGATGCCCTGTACTCCCCGGCCGAGGCGGTAGCCCTGGCCAAGGAGATCAACCCCTCCAAGACCGACAGCACCGTGGAGGTCGCGATGCGCCTCTCGGTGGATCCGCGCAAGGCGGACCAGATGGTCCGCGGCACGGTCATCCTGCCCCACGGCACCGGCAAGACCGCCCGCGTGGTCGTCTTCACCCAGGGTGACAACATCGCCAAGGCCGAAGAGGCCGGGGCCGACCACGTCGGCGGCGATGAGCTGATCGCCAAGGTCGCTGACGGCTGGACCGATTTCGACGCCGCCGTCGCCTCCCCGGACATGATGGGCAAGGTCGGTCGCCTGGGCAAGGTGCTCGGTCCCCGCAACCTGATGCCGAACCCGAAGACCGGCACCGTCACCCCGGACGTGGCCAAGGCGGTCAACGAGCTCAAGGGCGGCAAGATCACGTTCCGCGTGGACAAGCACGCCAACCTGCACTTCATCGTGGGCAAGACCAGCTTCGATGCCAAGGCGCTGGCGGAGAACTATGCCGCTGCCCTGGAGGAGATCCTTCGGCTGAAGCCCTCGGCGTCCAAGGGTCGCTACATCTCCAAGGCCACCGTGACCACGACCTTCGGCCCCGGCATCCCCGTGGACCCGAACGTCACCAAGGTGATCGCTGACTGA
- a CDS encoding PspC domain-containing protein → MDNQKPETGRRFFDWMRTTGLTRPEEGWLGGIFAGISLKVGWDAALVRGLGVVAFIIFFSPAALLYGLAWMFVPDRAGRIHAQEAVRGDYTSGFIGGAVLAVIGALNIFTPVSVAGPLAVLLNLVILAAVAWLVYVMVRNHRRNSGAAQTPGSGPAGADGGSTPGRFGTSGQDAPGKAEAGSSKPPRADGKPAWYPKEESQAPSPAPGSTAQASAAGTAGGHPSPAVTPASSVSTRSRESRPQDSPRERAARRRRRQLSWGLGMLAVPVIVGLAWLGGTLGLSTITVALAATAGLVLILGLTHFTAALQGRHGTPGLLGLSTAVMLVLFAGQSASGFGGGANHVFGDYSTSESQVQSVFSNTTVDLRELPAQDGPADPSVWDAQVNQAFSNATVIVPDETRVIVSNGQALSNLEILTQDERLERSGISGDDVVIGPEESQDEIHLELNSAFGNTTIYDSTTYEQEEAEL, encoded by the coding sequence ATGGACAATCAGAAGCCTGAGACAGGCCGCCGCTTCTTCGACTGGATGCGCACCACAGGACTCACCCGTCCCGAGGAAGGCTGGCTCGGAGGGATCTTTGCAGGAATCTCACTGAAGGTGGGATGGGACGCCGCCCTGGTGCGCGGGCTCGGCGTCGTCGCGTTCATCATCTTCTTCTCCCCCGCGGCTCTGCTCTACGGGCTGGCCTGGATGTTCGTCCCGGACCGGGCGGGCAGGATCCATGCCCAGGAGGCGGTGCGCGGGGACTACACCTCGGGCTTCATCGGCGGCGCGGTGCTCGCGGTGATCGGTGCGCTGAACATCTTCACCCCGGTCAGCGTCGCGGGTCCGCTCGCGGTGCTGCTGAACCTGGTCATCCTGGCAGCCGTGGCCTGGCTGGTCTACGTGATGGTCCGCAATCACCGACGCAACTCCGGCGCCGCGCAGACCCCGGGATCCGGGCCGGCCGGTGCCGATGGAGGGTCCACACCGGGCCGCTTCGGCACCTCGGGGCAGGACGCGCCGGGAAAAGCTGAGGCCGGGAGCTCGAAGCCGCCGCGCGCGGACGGGAAACCGGCCTGGTACCCCAAGGAGGAGTCGCAGGCTCCCAGCCCGGCTCCAGGCTCGACGGCGCAGGCCTCCGCCGCCGGCACCGCCGGTGGTCACCCCTCCCCCGCTGTCACCCCGGCGAGCTCGGTGTCCACCAGGAGCCGTGAGTCCCGCCCGCAGGACTCACCCCGCGAACGGGCCGCCCGACGGCGTCGTCGTCAGCTCAGCTGGGGGCTGGGGATGCTGGCGGTGCCGGTCATCGTGGGCCTCGCCTGGCTGGGCGGGACCCTCGGGCTCTCCACCATCACGGTGGCCCTGGCGGCCACCGCCGGGCTGGTGCTGATCCTGGGGCTGACACACTTCACCGCGGCGCTTCAGGGCCGGCACGGGACCCCCGGGCTGCTCGGGCTGAGCACCGCCGTGATGCTCGTGCTCTTCGCGGGTCAGTCGGCTTCCGGATTCGGCGGCGGCGCGAACCACGTGTTCGGTGACTACAGCACCTCGGAGTCTCAGGTGCAGAGCGTCTTCTCCAACACCACGGTGGACCTGCGCGAGCTTCCCGCGCAGGACGGCCCGGCCGATCCGAGCGTCTGGGACGCCCAGGTGAACCAGGCCTTCTCCAATGCCACCGTGATCGTCCCGGATGAGACGCGGGTGATCGTCAGCAACGGCCAGGCGTTGAGCAACCTGGAGATCCTCACCCAGGATGAGCGCCTCGAGCGCTCCGGGATCTCCGGCGATGATGTGGTCATCGGCCCTGAGGAGTCCCAGGACGAGATCCACCTGGAGCTGAACTCCGCCTTCGGGAACACCACGATCTATGACTCCACCACCTATGAGCAGGAAGAAGCTGAGCTGTGA
- the rplJ gene encoding 50S ribosomal protein L10 yields the protein MANPEKAAAVDELKELFNASTAAVLTEYRGLSVGQLQTLRRSVRENAHYAVVKNTLTEIAARELGIDAFEGKMSGPSAIAFVHGDAVDVAKALRDFAKSNPALIVKGGYMDGAALDEAGMKKLADLESREVLLSKMAGAFIGVQSKAAAVFQAPLSKTVRTVEALREKQEAA from the coding sequence ATGGCGAATCCTGAGAAGGCTGCCGCCGTCGATGAGCTGAAGGAACTCTTCAACGCATCGACTGCCGCAGTGCTCACGGAATACCGCGGCCTCTCCGTGGGCCAGCTGCAGACACTGCGCCGGTCCGTGCGAGAGAACGCACACTACGCTGTGGTGAAGAACACGCTTACCGAGATTGCGGCACGGGAACTCGGCATCGACGCCTTCGAAGGCAAGATGTCCGGACCCTCCGCGATCGCCTTCGTCCACGGCGACGCCGTGGACGTGGCCAAGGCGCTGCGTGACTTCGCCAAGAGCAATCCTGCACTGATCGTCAAGGGCGGCTATATGGATGGCGCCGCCCTCGATGAGGCAGGTATGAAGAAGCTCGCGGATCTTGAATCCCGTGAAGTTCTGCTCAGCAAGATGGCTGGTGCCTTCATCGGCGTCCAGTCCAAGGCCGCTGCCGTCTTCCAGGCGCCGCTGTCCAAGACCGTTCGCACGGTCGAGGCGCTGCGCGAGAAGCAGGAAGCCGCCTGA
- a CDS encoding pyridoxal phosphate-dependent aminotransferase encodes MTAPSSRISDRIGSIAESATLAVDAKAKALKAAGEDVIGFGAGEPDFPTPDYIVQAAREAALNPRFHRYSPAAGLPELRAAVAEKTTRDSGYRIQGKALESGNVLITNGGKQAVYNTFATLLNPGDEVILPAPFWTTYPEAIKLAGGVPVEVFAGPEQGYKVTLEQLEQTLTPASKVLVFVSPSNPTGAVYSAEEVREIGRWAAEKGLWVVTDEIYEHLTYDETEFTSIASLEELADQVVILNGVAKTYAMTGWRVGWMVGPSDIIKAAANLQSHATSNVANVSQMAALAAVQGPLDAVVEMKTAFDRRRRAIVTGLNAIPGFSCPTPEGAFYAYVDVRGALGREVAGRTPQTSAELAEVILEEAKVAVVPGEAFGPSGFLRLSYALGDEDLATGMSRLKDLLGG; translated from the coding sequence ATGACTGCTCCGAGCTCCCGCATCTCCGATCGCATCGGCTCCATCGCCGAGTCCGCCACCCTCGCGGTGGACGCCAAGGCCAAGGCCCTGAAGGCCGCGGGTGAAGATGTCATCGGCTTCGGCGCGGGTGAGCCGGACTTCCCCACCCCGGACTACATCGTCCAGGCGGCTCGCGAGGCGGCGCTGAACCCGCGCTTCCACCGCTACTCCCCCGCGGCAGGCCTGCCCGAGCTGCGCGCCGCGGTGGCGGAGAAGACCACCCGGGACTCGGGCTACCGGATCCAGGGCAAGGCGCTCGAGTCAGGGAACGTGCTGATCACCAACGGCGGGAAGCAGGCGGTGTACAACACCTTCGCCACCTTGCTGAACCCCGGTGATGAGGTGATCCTCCCGGCACCCTTCTGGACCACCTACCCGGAGGCGATCAAGCTCGCCGGCGGCGTGCCGGTGGAGGTCTTCGCCGGACCCGAGCAGGGATACAAGGTGACCCTCGAGCAGCTCGAGCAGACCCTGACCCCGGCCAGCAAGGTGCTGGTCTTCGTCTCTCCCTCCAACCCCACCGGCGCGGTCTACTCCGCCGAGGAGGTGCGCGAGATCGGCCGCTGGGCGGCGGAGAAGGGCCTGTGGGTGGTCACCGATGAGATCTATGAACACCTCACCTACGACGAGACCGAGTTCACCTCGATCGCCTCGCTCGAGGAGCTCGCCGATCAGGTGGTCATCCTCAACGGGGTCGCCAAGACCTACGCGATGACCGGCTGGCGGGTGGGCTGGATGGTCGGCCCCAGCGACATCATCAAAGCCGCCGCGAACCTGCAGTCCCACGCCACCAGCAACGTCGCCAACGTCTCGCAGATGGCGGCGCTGGCCGCGGTCCAGGGCCCGCTGGACGCGGTGGTGGAGATGAAGACCGCCTTCGACCGACGACGCCGCGCGATCGTCACCGGGCTCAACGCCATCCCAGGGTTCTCCTGCCCCACCCCCGAGGGCGCCTTCTACGCCTACGTCGATGTCCGGGGAGCACTGGGCCGCGAGGTCGCCGGTCGCACTCCGCAGACCTCGGCGGAGCTGGCCGAGGTGATCCTGGAGGAGGCCAAGGTCGCCGTCGTCCCGGGTGAGGCCTTCGGCCCCAGCGGGTTCCTGCGGCTCTCCTACGCCCTGGGGGATGAGGACCTGGCCACCGGGATGAGTCGGCTGAAGGACCTGCTCGGGGGATGA
- a CDS encoding 6-phosphofructokinase translates to MRIGLLTSGGDCPGLNAVIRSAVLHGIKSYGDEFVGFKGGWRGLIEGDYIDLPRQSVRGLSREGGTILGTSRTHPYNHPGGGPQSIAKQLKRHDIDAVIAIGGEGTLAGAKRLADDGIPVVGVPKTIDNDLKATDYTFGFDTAISIATDAMDRLRTTGESHHRCMVAEVMGRHVGWIALHSGMAAGAHAILIPEHKVSMDQVCEWVEQVHSRGRSPLVVVAEGFIPEDAESALAGKGEESDGRPRLGGIGEWVTRQIETKTGIESRHTTLGHIQRGGNPTGYDRVLATRFGIRALDLVHEQAWGHMAALRGTEIVKVDLAEALDGLKTVPPERYEEAQILFGR, encoded by the coding sequence ATGCGCATCGGACTGCTCACCTCCGGCGGCGACTGCCCCGGCCTGAACGCTGTCATCCGCTCCGCCGTGCTGCACGGCATCAAGAGCTACGGCGACGAGTTCGTCGGCTTCAAAGGCGGTTGGCGAGGACTCATCGAGGGAGACTACATCGATCTTCCCCGGCAGTCGGTGCGCGGACTCTCCCGCGAGGGCGGCACCATCCTCGGCACCTCACGCACCCACCCGTACAACCACCCGGGCGGCGGGCCGCAGAGCATCGCCAAGCAGCTCAAGCGCCATGACATCGACGCCGTCATCGCCATCGGCGGCGAGGGCACCCTGGCCGGCGCCAAGCGGCTCGCCGACGACGGAATCCCGGTGGTGGGCGTGCCCAAGACCATCGACAACGATCTCAAGGCCACTGACTACACCTTCGGATTCGACACTGCGATCTCCATCGCCACCGACGCGATGGATCGGCTGCGCACCACCGGGGAGTCCCATCACCGGTGCATGGTCGCCGAGGTCATGGGCCGCCACGTGGGCTGGATCGCGCTGCACTCCGGCATGGCCGCCGGCGCCCACGCGATTCTGATCCCGGAGCACAAGGTCTCCATGGATCAGGTGTGTGAATGGGTGGAGCAGGTGCACTCGCGCGGACGCTCACCGCTGGTGGTCGTCGCGGAGGGCTTCATCCCCGAGGACGCCGAGTCCGCGCTTGCGGGCAAGGGCGAGGAGTCCGATGGACGCCCACGGCTGGGCGGCATCGGGGAGTGGGTGACCCGCCAGATCGAGACCAAGACCGGGATCGAGTCCCGCCACACGACCCTGGGCCACATCCAGCGCGGCGGCAACCCCACCGGCTATGACCGGGTGCTCGCCACCCGGTTCGGCATCCGTGCCCTGGATCTGGTGCATGAGCAGGCCTGGGGTCATATGGCCGCGCTGCGCGGCACCGAGATCGTCAAGGTCGATCTCGCCGAGGCGCTGGACGGGCTCAAGACCGTGCCGCCCGAGCGCTACGAAGAGGCTCAGATTCTCTTTGGCCGCTGA